A DNA window from Chromatiales bacterium 21-64-14 contains the following coding sequences:
- a CDS encoding BolA family transcriptional regulator translates to MAGSDRVNLLQERIRAALSPAALEIVDDSHRHAGHEGAKSGGGHYNVRIVSEAFRGKALLERHRLVYAAVGDAMNREVHALSIQAQTPEEAAAG, encoded by the coding sequence ATGGCTGGATCGGATCGCGTGAACTTGCTACAGGAGCGGATCCGCGCCGCCCTATCACCCGCCGCGCTGGAAATCGTGGATGACAGTCACCGCCACGCCGGACACGAGGGCGCCAAATCCGGCGGTGGACACTACAATGTACGGATCGTCTCCGAGGCATTCCGCGGCAAGGCCCTGCTGGAGCGCCACCGCCTCGTCTATGCCGCCGTGGGCGACGCCATGAACCGCGAGGTCCACGCGCTGAGCATCCAAGCCCAGACCCCGGAAGAAGCCGCCGCCGGCTGA
- a CDS encoding threonylcarbamoyl-AMP synthase, which translates to MSQFFHIHPQNPQLRLIHRTADIVANGGIVAYPTDSCYALGCHIGDKDALQRIIRIRRLDARHDFTLVCRDLSEIATYARVEDTAYRLIRSLTPGPYTFLLRATREVPRRLQNPRRKTIGIRVPASTIAQALLAALGEPMMSTSLILPGETFPLTDPEEIRTRLEHEVDAVIDGGPGGMESTTVLHWEQGVPVVLRQGKGDTECLSESAV; encoded by the coding sequence ATGAGCCAGTTTTTCCATATTCACCCACAGAACCCGCAGTTGCGACTGATCCACCGGACGGCGGACATCGTGGCAAACGGTGGAATCGTGGCCTACCCCACGGATTCCTGCTATGCGCTGGGCTGTCATATCGGGGACAAGGACGCCCTACAGCGTATCATCCGGATCCGCCGCCTGGACGCACGCCACGATTTCACGCTGGTGTGCCGGGACCTCTCGGAGATCGCCACCTACGCGCGCGTGGAGGACACCGCCTATCGGTTGATCCGGAGCCTGACGCCGGGTCCCTATACCTTCCTCCTGCGCGCAACCCGGGAGGTACCGCGGCGGCTCCAGAATCCACGCCGCAAGACCATTGGGATACGCGTCCCCGCGTCCACGATCGCCCAGGCGTTGCTGGCGGCACTGGGCGAACCCATGATGAGCACATCCCTGATCCTGCCGGGGGAAACGTTTCCCCTCACCGATCCCGAGGAGATCCGTACCCGCTTGGAGCATGAGGTGGACGCGGTCATCGACGGTGGACCCGGGGGCATGGAGTCGACCACCGTGCTGCATTGGGAACAGGGTGTACCGGTAGTGCTGCGCCAGGGCAAGGGCGATACCGAGTGCCTGTCCGAGAGCGCCGTGTAG
- a CDS encoding pyridine nucleotide-disulfide oxidoreductase, with protein MRILIVGGGMGGTILANNLARRLHREMRDGKVAIQMLSASDRHMYQPGLLYVAVGRMMPQDLYRDQASLLEPGIEFHVDPVEEFELDANRVKTKSGKAYGYDVLVIATGSRIYPEGIPGLEEHGEFFYTEASALKLFRRLREFEGGKVVIAVGVPHKCPMAPLEITFMLHDYFKDRGLLDKTQLHYTYPIGRTHGLENVAKWATPEFERLGISYETLFNLKEVDGKRKVLLSEEGSETPYDLLISIPAHRGMEVIEKNGLGKSGWIPTDRHRLNMEGRENVYVLGDTTNLPISKAGSTAHFEADTLGENLAAMIRVGAPVRDYDGKVFCFIEAGKDRATYAMFNYQNPPDPKPPTQAMHWFKMAYNQLYWASARGIL; from the coding sequence ATGAGGATTCTGATAGTTGGCGGCGGGATGGGCGGGACGATACTGGCGAACAATCTTGCGCGCCGGCTGCACCGTGAAATGCGCGACGGCAAGGTGGCGATTCAGATGTTGTCGGCGTCGGACCGGCACATGTACCAGCCCGGCCTGCTGTACGTCGCGGTCGGGCGCATGATGCCCCAGGACCTGTACCGGGACCAGGCGAGCCTGCTCGAACCGGGCATCGAGTTCCACGTAGATCCGGTGGAGGAATTCGAGCTGGATGCCAACCGCGTGAAGACCAAGAGCGGTAAGGCCTACGGTTACGATGTGCTGGTAATCGCTACCGGCTCGCGGATCTATCCCGAGGGGATACCTGGATTGGAGGAACACGGGGAGTTCTTTTACACCGAGGCCTCGGCGCTGAAGCTCTTCCGGCGCCTGCGTGAATTCGAGGGAGGCAAGGTGGTGATCGCGGTGGGCGTTCCGCATAAGTGTCCCATGGCGCCGCTGGAGATCACCTTCATGCTCCATGACTATTTCAAGGACCGGGGCCTGCTGGACAAGACGCAACTGCACTATACCTACCCGATTGGGCGTACCCATGGGCTCGAGAACGTGGCGAAGTGGGCAACGCCCGAGTTCGAACGCCTCGGGATCAGCTACGAGACGCTGTTCAACCTCAAAGAGGTGGACGGCAAGCGCAAAGTATTGCTCAGCGAGGAAGGGTCCGAGACGCCCTATGACCTGCTGATCAGCATACCGGCGCATCGTGGCATGGAGGTGATCGAGAAGAACGGGCTGGGCAAGAGCGGCTGGATTCCCACGGACCGTCACCGCCTGAACATGGAAGGGCGGGAGAACGTCTACGTGCTCGGGGACACCACCAACCTGCCGATCAGCAAGGCCGGTTCCACGGCGCACTTCGAAGCCGATACGCTGGGCGAAAATCTGGCGGCGATGATACGCGTCGGCGCGCCGGTGCGGGACTACGACGGAAAAGTGTTTTGCTTTATCGAGGCAGGCAAGGACCGGGCGACCTACGCGATGTTCAACTACCAGAACCCGCCGGATCCCAAGCCCCCGACCCAGGCGATGCACTGGTTTAAAATGGCCTACAACCAGCTCTACTGGGCCTCGGCCCGTGGGATCCTCTAG
- a CDS encoding septation protein A, translating into MKLLFDMFPIILFFVAYKWGGMYVATAVAIAATFGQVGFFWLRHHRVEKMHIVTLAIIVVFGGATLLLRDPMFIKWKPTVLDWAFAVAFIGSRMVSGKTLAEHMMGHAVSLPSAIWGRLNAAWSVFFIGMGILNLVVAYHYSDDIWVDFKLFGTLGLTLVFVFLQALYLGRHMEPEQKPEEGG; encoded by the coding sequence ATGAAGCTGCTGTTCGACATGTTTCCGATCATCCTGTTCTTCGTCGCCTACAAATGGGGCGGCATGTACGTCGCTACGGCGGTGGCGATCGCCGCGACCTTCGGTCAAGTTGGCTTCTTCTGGCTGCGCCACCATCGCGTCGAAAAGATGCACATCGTGACCCTGGCCATCATCGTGGTTTTCGGCGGCGCGACCCTGCTGCTGCGCGATCCGATGTTCATCAAGTGGAAGCCCACCGTACTGGACTGGGCCTTCGCCGTGGCGTTCATCGGCAGCCGCATGGTCAGCGGCAAGACCCTGGCCGAACACATGATGGGACACGCGGTCAGCCTCCCCTCCGCCATCTGGGGGCGATTGAACGCGGCCTGGTCGGTGTTCTTCATCGGGATGGGGATCCTAAATCTGGTGGTGGCCTATCACTACTCCGATGACATCTGGGTGGATTTCAAACTGTTCGGAACCCTGGGCCTGACCCTGGTGTTCGTGTTTCTGCAGGCACTGTACCTGGGGCGCCATATGGAACCCGAACAGAAACCGGAGGAAGGCGGCTGA
- a CDS encoding carbonic anhydrase translates to MTLKQQLESDFSERKGWALRRQLKIPNNRRLWVCACMDERLPVDEALGIRGDRGDAHVFRNAGGLITDDAIRSAMLTCNFFGTEEIVIINHTECGMMSARTETLVKALKDKGIDVDRLQLDPALPELKLEKGGFGKWIKMFDDVDEICAKQIEYVRSHPLIPDHVTVSGWIWEVETGHLRPPHARVGEMVNTSKVMGAA, encoded by the coding sequence ATGACACTAAAGCAACAGTTGGAGTCCGATTTTTCTGAACGTAAGGGTTGGGCGTTGCGTCGGCAACTGAAGATTCCCAACAACCGCCGGCTTTGGGTTTGCGCCTGCATGGACGAACGCCTGCCGGTGGACGAGGCCCTGGGAATCCGTGGTGATCGGGGCGACGCGCACGTGTTCCGCAATGCCGGCGGACTGATCACTGATGACGCTATTCGTTCGGCGATGCTGACCTGCAATTTCTTTGGCACTGAGGAGATCGTGATCATCAATCACACAGAGTGCGGGATGATGTCCGCGCGCACCGAGACCCTGGTTAAAGCACTAAAAGACAAAGGGATCGACGTCGATCGCCTGCAGCTCGACCCGGCCCTGCCGGAGTTGAAGCTGGAGAAGGGGGGGTTCGGGAAATGGATCAAGATGTTCGATGACGTGGATGAGATCTGCGCCAAGCAGATCGAATACGTACGCAGCCATCCGTTGATTCCCGACCATGTGACGGTGAGCGGCTGGATCTGGGAGGTGGAGACCGGCCATTTACGCCCGCCCCATGCCCGGGTCGGCGAGATGGTCAATACCAGCAAGGTGATGGGAGCCGCCTGA